A stretch of DNA from Alphaproteobacteria bacterium:
CGGCATGACCGGCACGGCGCTGACGGAAGCCGGCGAATTCGCGGAAATCTACGGGCTGGAAGTCGTCGAGGTGCCGACCAACCGGCCCATGATCCGCAACGACCAGGACGACGAGGTCTACCGGACCAAGCGCGAGAAATTCGACGCCATCGTCAAGCAGATCCAGGAATGCCGCGCGCGCCAGCAGCCAGTGCTGGTCGGTACGGTCAGCATCGAAAGTTCCGAGGAACTGTCCGCTGTCCTGAAAAAGCAGAACATCAGGCACAATGTACTGAATGCCCGCCAGCACGAACAGGAAGCGTTCATCATTGCCGATGCGGGCATACCGGAGGCCGTGACGATCGCAACCAACATGGCGGGCCGCGGCACCGACATCCAGCTTGGCGGCAACCTGGAAATGCGGCTGATCCGCGAATTGCGGGATATCGACGACGACGCCAGGCGCGCGGCGCATACGAAGGAAATCGAAGCCGAAATCGCCGAAAAGAAGGAAATCGTGCGCGCCGCCGGCGGGCTTTATGTTCTGGGCACGGAACGGCACGAATCACGCCGGATCGATAACCAGCTGCGGGGCCGGGCCGGCCGCCAGGGCGATCCCGGCGATTCCAAGTTCTTCGTATGCCTGGAAGACGACCTGATGCGCATCTTCGGTTCTGAGCGCATGGATTCGATGCTGCGCAAGCTCGGGCTGGAAGACGGCGAGGCCATCATCCACCCCTGGATCAACAAGGCGCTGGAAAAGGCGCAGCAGAAGGTCGAGGCGCGCAATTTCGATATCCGCAAGCAGCTTCTGAAATACGACGATGTGATGAATGACCAGCGCAAGGTCATTTACGAACAGCGCAAGGAACTGATGCGCGCCGAAGAGGTCCAGAAAGACGTGCTGGAAATGCGCCAGCAGATTATCGAGGATCTGGTGAAAAGCTGCATCCCTCCGGGCGTTTACGCCGAACAATGGGACATCGCCCGCCTGCACGAGGAATGCCGGCGCCTGTTCGGGCTGGACCTGCCGGTACAGGACTGGGCCAGGGAAGAAGGCATCGCCGACGAGGAAATCGAAGCACGGATCAACGATGCGGTCGGCCGCAAGCTGGCCGGCAAGGTTGCAAATTACGGCGCGGAACTGATGCGCATGGCGGAGAAAAGCCTGCTGCTGCAGATTCTGGATCAAAGCTGGAAGGACCATTTGCTGCAGCTCGACCACCTGCGGCAGGGCATCAACCTGCGCGCCTATGCGCAGCGCGACCCGCTGAACGAATACAAGAGCGAAGCCTTCGCCATGTTCGAGCTGATGCTGAACAACGTCCGCGAACAGGTGACCAGCGTCCTGTGCCATATCGAATTTCAGACAAAGGCGCCGCCCGAACAGCTGTTCCAGCGCGAACAGCCGGTAATGGAAGAAGCCCGTGAGGACCCGGCCGCCGCTGCCGGCGGCGCCACCGTCGTTGCGACCCGGCGGCGTCCCGCGGC
This window harbors:
- the secA gene encoding preprotein translocase subunit SecA; amino-acid sequence: MIGGMLRRVFGTPNDRFIKSLQGIVDAIGAAEPDVAALSDDALRARSDVFRKRLADGETLDDILVDAFATIREAAKRTLGQRHFDTQLIGGMVLHQGKIAEMKTGEGKTLVATLAVYLNALEGKGVHVVTVNDYLASRDSEWMGQIYKFLGLTVGCIVHGLNDDQRREQYAADVTYGTNNEFGFDYLRDNMKFSLDEMVQRDFNFAIVDEVDSILIDEARTPLIISGPTDDFSEMYHKIDKLIPKLTAEDYEKEEKQRNVTLTEAGTEHIEQLLVDEGIIESGNLYDPQNISVVHHVNQALRAHTLFQADKDYIVANDKVVIIDEFTGRMMEGRRFSEGLHQALEAKEGVTVQQENQTLASITFQNYFRLYPKLSGMTGTALTEAGEFAEIYGLEVVEVPTNRPMIRNDQDDEVYRTKREKFDAIVKQIQECRARQQPVLVGTVSIESSEELSAVLKKQNIRHNVLNARQHEQEAFIIADAGIPEAVTIATNMAGRGTDIQLGGNLEMRLIRELRDIDDDARRAAHTKEIEAEIAEKKEIVRAAGGLYVLGTERHESRRIDNQLRGRAGRQGDPGDSKFFVCLEDDLMRIFGSERMDSMLRKLGLEDGEAIIHPWINKALEKAQQKVEARNFDIRKQLLKYDDVMNDQRKVIYEQRKELMRAEEVQKDVLEMRQQIIEDLVKSCIPPGVYAEQWDIARLHEECRRLFGLDLPVQDWAREEGIADEEIEARINDAVGRKLAGKVANYGAELMRMAEKSLLLQILDQSWKDHLLQLDHLRQGINLRAYAQRDPLNEYKSEAFAMFELMLNNVREQVTSVLCHIEFQTKAPPEQLFQREQPVMEEAREDPAAAAGGATVVATRRRPAAEVVPEDPETWGKVQRNAPCPCGSGKKYKHCHGKF